The following coding sequences lie in one Cannabis sativa cultivar Pink pepper isolate KNU-18-1 chromosome 5, ASM2916894v1, whole genome shotgun sequence genomic window:
- the LOC133038234 gene encoding uncharacterized protein LOC133038234 codes for MVSEKKLLDDPLELSLTEDELTEQEGQEVMGYVKWLDSYGPLNRRYFEELGAVPKELKPSTEKPPELELKVLPSHLRYEFLGQDKKLPVIVSASLSDVETDRLLRVLRAHNKAIAWTLGDVKGISPSTVMHRILMEDNAKPTIDAQRRLNPPMKEVVRKEVVKWLDAGVAYPISDSKWVSPVQVVPKKGGMTVIKNEKNELIPTRTVTGWRICIDYRKLNKATRKDHFPLPFIDQMLDRLAGQEYYCFLDGYSGYHQIAIAPEDQEKTTFTCPYEGIVLGHKISKAGIEVDKAKVSTIENLPPPVSVKGVRSFLGHAGFYRRFIKDFSKISKPLSSLLVNGVPFEFGEDCLKAFQILKEKLITAPIVTSPNWELPFELMCDASDYAIGAVLGQRVDRVFHTIYYASRTLNTLN; via the exons atgGTGAGTGAGAAAAAGCTGCTAGATGATCCTCTTGAACTAAGTCTAACTGAAGATGAATTGACGGAGCAAGAAGGACAAGAGGTCATGGGGTATGTGAAGTGGCTCGACTCCTATGGGCCTTTGAACAGAAGATACTTTGAGGAATTGGGAGCAGTTCCAAAAGAGCTGaagccatctactgaaaagccccCAGAACTTGAATTGAAGGTGCTTCCTAGTCACTTGAGGTATGAGTTTTTGGGTCAAGATAAAAAGCTGCCAGTTATTGTTTCAGCTTCTCTCTCTGATGTGGAAACTGATAGACTTTTGAGGGTACTTCGGGCTCACAACAAGGCAATCGCTTGGACACTAGGAGATGTTAAAGGAATCAGTCCTTCAACAGTGATGCATCGAATTCTCATGGAAGACAACGCCAAACCAACTATTGATGCTCAAAGAAGACTCAATCCACCCATGAAAGAAGTAGTCAGAAAAGAAGTAGTTAAGTGGTTGGATGCTGGAGTTGCTTATCCTATTTCAGATAGTAAGTGGGTTAGCCCGGTGCAAGTGGTCCCGAAGAAAGGTGGAATGACAGTGataaagaatgaaaagaatgagttgattcctacaagaACAGTCACCGGTTGGAGGATTTGCATCGATTACAGGAAACTCAATAAGGcaacaagaaaagatcacttcccTTTGCCCTTCATCGATCAAATGCTAGACAGATTAGCGGGGCAAGAGTATTACTGTTTTCTTGATGGATATTCTGGGTACCACCAGATAGCTATAGCGCCTGAAGATCAGGAGAAGACTACTTTCACATGTCCTTATG AAGGAATTGTTCTTGGGCACAAAATTTCAAAAGCAGGAATTGAGGTGGATAAGGCAAAGGTCTCAACAATAGAAAATTTGCCACCTCCAGTTTCTGTAAAAGGAGTGAGGAGTTTCCTGGGACATGCTGGCTTCTACCGCAGATTTATCAAGGACTTCTCTAAAATCTCAAAACCTTTATCGAGCTTACTTGTAAATGGAGTTCCATTTGAGTTCGGAGAAGATTGTTTAAAAGCTTTCCAGATTTTAAAGGAGAAATTGATTACAGCACCGATAGTAACTTCACCAAATTGGGAACTGCCGTTTGAGTTGATGTGTGATGCTAGTGACTATGCCATTGGAGCGGTTCTGGGTCAAAGAGTTGACAGAGTATTCCACacaatctactatgctagtagaacTCTGAATACGCTCAATTAA